Genomic window (Pseudomonas azadiae):
GAGAAGAAAAAGTCTTTGGCACTGTTTATCGAGCAGGTGGTGCCGGCGTTTCGTTGACCGCCTGCAGGCGTCGCATCAACCGGTGCGACGCCTGCATTCACCCGCTCGTCAGCTGAATAGTTCGACACCCAGCTGGAACGCGACCCAAAGCGCGAGCCCCGTGGCAAACAGCAACGCAATGTTCTCGAACAGGTTATTACGGTACTCCTTGCTGAGCAGCGACTTCTGGTTGGACATGATCAGCAAGCCGAGGGAAATCACCGGCAGGCCAATGATGTTCAGCGCGCTGACACCGATGGTCAGCGTGACGAAGTCCGGCATGCCCGGCAGCGACCAGATCAGCGGCGTCACCAGGATGAACAGCATGAACCACTTGTGCATCGGGTCATGGTGGAACTCTTTGCCGTAGCGTTCCCGGCGTCCGGGGCGCACGTGCTGGAACGCATCGGTGATCAGCATCGGGAAGGCCGTGGTCTTGCCCGAGATGCTGGCGAACAGCGTCGCGAACACACCGATAAAGAAGATGTACCAGCCGATCGGGCCGAAGAAGATCTCCAGCGCTTTGCCCAGGTCGCCCAAGGTCTTCACTTCAATGCCGTTGGGCCGCAGGATCTCGGCGCCGACAATCCAGATCGCCAGGTTGATCACGATGCCGATGAACACGGCGAACAGCAGGTCGTTACGCTGGATGCGCTTGTGCTGCGGGCCGACCCAGCCTTTCTGGCGCATCACGTAGGGGTGCACGAAGTTGGCGATCGAGCCCGCCACCGCGCCGATCACCGAGACCGCTACCAGCAGAGCGCCATGCACGCCCTCATCCGGCGGAATGCTGAAACCGATCGTGCCTCTGACAATGCCCGCCATATCCGGCCCGGACATCACCGCCAGAGCAATGAACGCCAGGGTCATGATCGCCAGCAGGCCTTTCATCACGCCTTCGATCATCGAATAGATATTGCGCCCGACCAGCA
Coding sequences:
- a CDS encoding Nramp family divalent metal transporter, yielding MTGFPSVEGKAVAPASGHVVRLLKLLGPGVIAVLSWLGAGDLITSSVAGANYGYAMMWVLAVSLLLRYLIVNIIARFQLCNNQGMTILQGYAQLNPFFAWFLLVYALLMGHLMNAYMIKGAGEALAMLFKSDYALLCSVAVVLAVWLLVGRNIYSMIEGVMKGLLAIMTLAFIALAVMSGPDMAGIVRGTIGFSIPPDEGVHGALLVAVSVIGAVAGSIANFVHPYVMRQKGWVGPQHKRIQRNDLLFAVFIGIVINLAIWIVGAEILRPNGIEVKTLGDLGKALEIFFGPIGWYIFFIGVFATLFASISGKTTAFPMLITDAFQHVRPGRRERYGKEFHHDPMHKWFMLFILVTPLIWSLPGMPDFVTLTIGVSALNIIGLPVISLGLLIMSNQKSLLSKEYRNNLFENIALLFATGLALWVAFQLGVELFS